The Deltaproteobacteria bacterium genome has a segment encoding these proteins:
- a CDS encoding bifunctional nuclease family protein: MKFLEMRVSGVIVDPSTYIPMVILKDMEEKKTLPVWVGIMEAAAILTSLESIKSDRPMTHDLAKNIISTLGADVQKVAITDLYDNVFYATLYLSDAKGELIELDARPSDAIAIAMRSFAPILVNESIIDKARVIDLSAESMKSKSSAELRSILENLSAEDFGKYKM; this comes from the coding sequence ATGAAATTTCTTGAAATGAGGGTTAGCGGGGTAATTGTAGATCCCTCAACATATATTCCCATGGTCATACTCAAGGATATGGAGGAGAAAAAAACGCTTCCTGTCTGGGTGGGTATCATGGAGGCTGCTGCCATACTGACGTCGCTTGAAAGCATAAAGTCTGATCGCCCCATGACCCATGACCTTGCCAAAAATATAATCTCGACGCTTGGCGCAGATGTCCAAAAGGTAGCCATTACGGATCTTTATGATAATGTCTTTTATGCGACACTCTATCTTTCAGATGCTAAAGGAGAGCTTATCGAGCTAGATGCAAGGCCGAGTGACGCTATTGCCATTGCCATGCGTTCTTTTGCTCCCATACTTGTAAATGAAAGTATTATAGATAAGGCCAGGGTAATTGATCTTTCTGCCGAGTCTATGAAAAGTAAGAGCAGCGCAGAACTGAGAAGTATTCTGGAAAACCTTTCTGCCGAAGATTTTGGAAAATACAAGATGTAG
- a CDS encoding VanZ family protein: MIHEKIVNSPINSRIIKWAAVLCYASLIFYMSSLSASPHALAPFFMFDKVLHFFEYGIFGFLLYFALAGERWEGKPLLPAFMIGSIYGISDEFHQYFVPTRECDVFDFLADAAGSGSGAFFASFMSRGRAH; the protein is encoded by the coding sequence GTGATCCACGAAAAAATCGTTAATTCACCCATAAACAGCAGAATCATCAAGTGGGCGGCTGTTTTATGCTATGCCTCCCTCATTTTTTACATGTCGTCACTGTCAGCCTCTCCCCATGCATTAGCTCCCTTTTTCATGTTTGATAAAGTGCTGCACTTTTTTGAATATGGAATTTTCGGTTTTTTGCTCTATTTTGCACTTGCCGGGGAACGATGGGAAGGAAAACCCCTTCTTCCGGCCTTTATGATAGGCTCCATATACGGTATTAGCGATGAGTTTCACCAGTATTTTGTTCCCACCAGAGAATGCGATGTTTTTGATTTCCTTGCTGATGCGGCAGGCAGTGGTTCGGGCGCTTTTTTCGCTTCTTTTATGAGCAGGGGGAGGGCGCATTGA
- a CDS encoding response regulator yields MSKKRLLVIDDEKFFRELYEGILASEDFTVIAVEGGREALELIREESFDVIIADMVMPGWDGIRTIREIRKVSPDQDIIIVTHVSEIEAAVEAMKNGASDYILKPINREDLLYALNRVVKRQKILVEHSRLLQESVDLFEVLSIYKKCLKILSINDFTALMNYVTEAMAEETGSKEAYFWLSYSGLEAGWIIKASLGGSDQRAGKKLPLQDEEWQKGVRAGVPFFRSQGKVNSFFVPFLLQDRVVAVVELSSKRGGQKYDDRDFKFAGIVAEFSQLALNNARKLTSLEDSSLLDKNFGVYSYKFFLETFNKQIFTASRYRRPFSVAVIKIDNLDELKKNFAATQVKNSITGIIEKISDAIRHSDILAGIGEREFYLLLPETDYFGSIMAVKRMEEAIAGVKYVSDGISSSSVEVLTVSASFPRDGVHMDTLMNSVNKRADELRNNLFLKLDLVDKKYWEAVDTLINGSETLSPLMDTCGGICSAAAPYIYSDMDDTFYFRLRDLFVNEIISRPFLRGVLFLGAEQISPNDEFCKKIGQADNLTMRIFVIGKRGSEQWNIPNITPVYLKEGEAFFNTILFLNEEAGYAYYGQKNYNSYTSFHTSDLYTVEKLISKLRDHYLLQWI; encoded by the coding sequence TTGAGTAAGAAACGGCTTCTTGTCATTGATGACGAAAAATTCTTCAGGGAGCTTTATGAGGGTATTCTCGCTTCTGAAGACTTTACCGTTATTGCTGTTGAAGGCGGTCGGGAGGCATTGGAGCTTATCAGGGAGGAGAGCTTTGATGTGATCATTGCCGATATGGTTATGCCCGGTTGGGACGGTATCAGGACGATCAGGGAAATCAGAAAAGTATCTCCCGATCAGGACATTATAATTGTCACTCATGTCTCGGAAATTGAAGCGGCCGTCGAGGCCATGAAAAACGGCGCCAGTGATTATATCCTCAAGCCGATTAATCGTGAAGACCTCCTTTATGCCCTCAACAGGGTCGTTAAGCGGCAAAAGATCCTTGTAGAGCACTCCAGGCTTTTGCAGGAGAGTGTCGATCTCTTTGAAGTGCTTTCCATTTATAAAAAGTGCCTGAAAATTCTCTCTATTAATGATTTTACGGCCCTCATGAATTACGTAACGGAAGCAATGGCTGAAGAGACGGGTTCTAAAGAGGCCTATTTCTGGCTAAGCTATAGCGGCCTTGAAGCAGGATGGATTATCAAGGCATCTCTTGGCGGCAGTGATCAGAGGGCAGGAAAAAAGCTCCCGCTGCAAGATGAAGAATGGCAAAAAGGGGTCAGGGCAGGGGTGCCTTTTTTCCGTTCCCAGGGGAAAGTTAATTCCTTTTTTGTTCCCTTCCTGTTGCAGGACAGGGTCGTTGCCGTTGTCGAACTTTCATCAAAAAGGGGGGGGCAGAAGTATGATGACAGGGACTTTAAGTTTGCAGGTATTGTGGCTGAATTTTCCCAGCTTGCCCTTAATAATGCAAGGAAACTGACTTCTCTTGAGGACAGCTCACTTCTTGACAAAAATTTTGGTGTATACAGCTACAAATTCTTTCTCGAAACCTTTAACAAACAGATCTTTACGGCATCCAGGTACAGACGGCCCTTTTCTGTGGCGGTTATCAAAATAGACAACCTGGACGAGCTTAAGAAAAATTTTGCCGCAACCCAGGTAAAAAACAGCATAACCGGCATTATAGAAAAAATTTCCGATGCTATCAGGCATTCCGATATTCTGGCCGGCATTGGTGAGAGGGAATTTTATCTGCTTCTTCCGGAGACGGACTATTTTGGTTCAATCATGGCTGTAAAGCGAATGGAGGAAGCTATTGCAGGCGTAAAGTATGTGAGTGACGGTATCAGCAGTTCTTCAGTAGAGGTCCTTACCGTTTCCGCCTCTTTTCCGAGAGACGGCGTCCATATGGATACCCTCATGAACAGTGTCAATAAGAGAGCTGATGAATTGAGGAATAATCTTTTTCTAAAGCTTGATCTCGTCGATAAAAAATACTGGGAGGCTGTTGATACGCTTATTAATGGTAGTGAGACCCTTTCTCCCCTAATGGATACCTGCGGGGGGATTTGCAGCGCTGCTGCGCCTTACATTTACTCTGACATGGACGATACCTTTTATTTCCGGTTGAGGGACCTTTTTGTAAATGAAATTATTAGCAGGCCTTTTCTGCGGGGAGTGCTTTTTCTGGGGGCGGAGCAGATATCACCGAATGACGAGTTTTGCAAGAAGATTGGGCAGGCAGATAATCTTACCATGAGGATTTTCGTTATTGGCAAGCGGGGAAGTGAACAATGGAATATTCCCAATATTACTCCCGTTTACCTTAAGGAGGGAGAAGCCTTTTTTAACACCATTCTCTTTTTGAATGAAGAGGCCGGTTACGCCTATTATGGTCAAAAGAACTATAATAGCTATACTTCTTTTCATACGTCCGATTTATATACTGTTGAGAAGTTGATTTCAAAATTGCGTGATCATTACCTCTTGCAATGGATATAA
- a CDS encoding DUF4388 domain-containing protein, translating to MENNTKKVLLAEPDRESAKVLGLALKEGGLEVLYAKDGPTALQKALEGGPDVIVTEIVLPLLNAVKISQILKSNPRVKDVPIVFLSSGDINPVYLPYFRNAVIKKPYNLEEVLTRIKASLKKSETAMDVQDEAREIEGNLAQMSLVDILQVFSMNKKSGALVVRREETFEEGMVFLKNGEVINANAGIAKGEKALYRMLGWSSGKFEYIPKNFNPGENITKAIDSLLMEGMRQIDEWKRMAGEFPTMDATITLKVDSSRIPKNLRPMTKEVISLLSYYKKVEDVINNSVYSDYDVMMTINTLISKGVIGISEREGARDKKAEPLLTAEEAFAIKESLSSPFREGYNMDIVKIPVFCSNMDHAAALAESLSHIAGFSLEKAFFTGNNKSMPVGELGKIRASDNITLLFIVFPTNLSGSPLWPPLLGDSVGVILLRDEALDSANKEVVAMLKESMKLTSVLLNINSKRADWGDKKLYQMNMEDMREEDASKQLRKLLDAFLNL from the coding sequence ATGGAAAATAATACCAAAAAAGTGCTTCTTGCAGAGCCTGACAGGGAAAGCGCAAAAGTACTCGGTCTGGCCCTGAAAGAGGGAGGGCTGGAAGTCCTCTACGCAAAAGATGGCCCCACAGCGCTTCAAAAGGCCCTCGAAGGGGGGCCTGACGTTATTGTCACGGAGATTGTCCTTCCGCTTCTTAATGCTGTCAAGATCTCGCAGATACTAAAGAGTAATCCCAGAGTGAAAGACGTGCCCATCGTTTTTTTAAGTTCAGGTGACATTAATCCTGTCTACCTCCCTTATTTTCGGAATGCCGTCATAAAAAAACCTTATAATCTCGAGGAGGTGCTGACCAGGATAAAGGCCTCTCTTAAAAAGTCGGAAACGGCCATGGATGTGCAGGATGAGGCCAGGGAGATAGAGGGCAATCTTGCCCAGATGTCTCTTGTCGACATTCTCCAGGTGTTCAGTATGAATAAGAAGAGCGGCGCCCTGGTGGTCAGGAGGGAAGAGACTTTTGAGGAGGGAATGGTATTTCTCAAAAATGGAGAGGTTATTAATGCAAATGCCGGTATTGCAAAGGGGGAAAAAGCGCTCTACAGGATGCTCGGCTGGAGTTCAGGCAAGTTCGAGTACATTCCCAAAAACTTTAATCCCGGTGAAAATATTACCAAGGCTATTGATTCTCTTCTCATGGAAGGTATGCGCCAGATTGACGAGTGGAAGCGTATGGCCGGTGAATTTCCAACGATGGATGCGACCATTACACTCAAGGTTGATTCCTCTCGCATTCCGAAAAATTTGAGGCCCATGACAAAAGAGGTTATCTCTCTTCTCTCTTATTACAAAAAGGTGGAAGATGTTATCAATAACAGCGTCTATTCCGACTATGATGTAATGATGACGATTAATACCCTCATATCGAAGGGCGTTATTGGTATTAGTGAAAGAGAGGGCGCCAGGGACAAAAAGGCCGAACCCCTGTTGACAGCGGAAGAGGCTTTTGCCATAAAGGAGTCCCTCTCTTCACCCTTCAGAGAAGGCTATAATATGGATATTGTAAAAATCCCCGTCTTTTGCAGTAATATGGACCATGCTGCGGCTCTGGCCGAGTCTCTTTCCCATATTGCGGGATTTAGCCTTGAAAAAGCATTTTTTACGGGGAATAATAAGTCTATGCCTGTTGGTGAACTTGGAAAAATCAGGGCAAGTGATAATATTACCCTTCTTTTTATCGTTTTCCCGACTAATTTGTCAGGCAGTCCGCTCTGGCCGCCTTTACTTGGAGACTCGGTGGGCGTTATTCTGCTGAGAGACGAAGCGCTTGACAGCGCTAATAAGGAGGTTGTGGCCATGCTTAAAGAATCGATGAAACTCACTTCCGTTCTTTTGAATATAAATTCCAAAAGGGCTGATTGGGGAGATAAAAAGCTTTACCAGATGAACATGGAAGATATGAGAGAAGAGGATGCGT